The Mustelus asterias chromosome 13, sMusAst1.hap1.1, whole genome shotgun sequence genomic sequence AAACTTACTTCGAGACACTAAAGGATAGGTAATTGAGGGGTCCGCTTCTGTGGTTGGGGGCTGTGGCACAGTATTCAGCAAAGTAAATGGAGCTTTACCTTTCATCTAACACACTGTACCTGATCTGAGTGTTTTTGAGGCTAACATCTCTTAACTAGATTTGTCATATAAAAAGACACagtataacattttaaaatgatcTTACTTTCAGTTCTTCAAAATTGTAGTTCAAAAGAAGCAATTCGGGAGTTGCTCCTGGAATGTACTTCAACACCAGATTGTGGCTTTAGCAGCAGGTCAGGAAAGCTTGAACCAAGAAGGGTCACCAAAACAGGTACTGTAGGTAGGGAGGTGCAGCAGACACACATTGTTTATATCCGAACCCCACTCCTCCACTTGATTCCTCTCTCCCCACCTTATTTTTCTCTGAATAGGGTGAAGACAACTTTCTTCCCCCCTTCCATGGTTATCTTGATTTTCTGCCCAAACAGCCAAAGATAGTTATACAGAGAAAACAGATTGGTGGTTGCGTAAATGTACAGCCAGATTGGCTGAATGTTACAGACTAGTGGGGCTTCAGATTCCATCCCTAGTCTACATGGAGTTATTTAATCTCAGCTGAGGCAGTGGTGAGGAGGCTGCTGCAATCGCCACAGTCTCACATCAACTGAGGAGAAGCTCTCTTAAATTGATTGTCAGTGCCTTCCTCTTCTCTCCGAGGATGCTCCTCACACTGGTGTTGCTCAGAATTCACCAGATGGAGCCCGTTAAAACAGGTAGCTGGTATTAGATGTAGAtccagggaggtggagagagggtgCACAATGGAATTTGTGATCTGATGACTAACATTCTCTTCCTGAAACCCAATACAAACCCAGCGTAGATCTAATCTATAAAACCTTTCCATTATGAATCTGTCATGTATTCCCACGTTCTCAAAGGATACTAAAGAGGCAGGTCTTTCTCAACAAAAGCCTTCACCTGTGAATcagaaaaacaaaatcaaatagaAGCTATTAGTTTCTGCCAAGGTTAAATCATCTTACACAACGAAAAAATACAAGTGCTTCCCACAAGGAGATTTTATTCAGAAAATAACACTTTCACTTTCCTTTCTCAAGGTAACAATTCTCTTTGTTGTAAAGTTCCATGGGCTATCAGCACCGCTCACAAGTCACTCTTCATGTTTGACAGTGAGTGTTGTTTATCCAACTGCAGAAGGCTTCACAGTCAAGCCTGAAGTTATTTCTCTTGACATCCACACAACACGGTTGATATAAAAAAATCGATCAAAACACACCCTGCACTATATTGACTGTTGGCACttcccaaaaactaaaaactcCTGGACCTCCAGACAGGAACACTAATGTAATGGTTACAGCCCCAGCTCAGCCAATCAGTAAATGCCATTGGCACCTGATTGGCTGAAAGCAGCTTATGGAGCTAAGTGGAGTCCTCAGTCAcacaatgggggtgattttccccccaaaaatcgAATTGCCCAATGGGCAGGAAGCATCTAAAACAAACATCAGCCAACAGTGGAAATTTATCCATGAAATTTTAAATTCATAAGTTTGTTTTATAATATTTCCAGTGTCATTTCTGCACCTTCCCCAGGCTCACCACTGAATCACATTTGAATGTTCAACTTCCTGATTCTGCAAAGGGAAAGTAGATTTCCATTGGGAATATTCCTCTACCTCTTGAAGAAAGAAGagatgcaagagagagagagagagatagagagacagtggtCAGTTTCATCAAAAATTATGCTTGCCCCTCTTTTTGTAATTATAACCTATCGTAGATCAAGGTGTACAACTTGATCCAACGTAGAAGACATGCCCATTCTTCCCCTCATTCTCTTGACACGCAAGTTGACCCCCTCCTTGTCAGCCACAACATGTTATACTCACATTAGTAGTCTTGATTTTTTACCCCACAAATGCAGATTTTACTTACCTTAAACTACAGGGTGCAAGGGACAAGCAGCAATATGGGCTGTATTGTGACGATGCAGAGGAGTTTAAGACACAGCCACACACAGCAGATCCCACATGGCAAGTGACGAAAAGAAATGTGTATTCCAATTAAATGAATGAAATATGAAGCTGGTTTCAAGTTATAACATTTGCTAACTCTTCAAATAAGGGTACtgcagtggggaattcagtgttaGTGTAAAACAGGCGTAAGAATGGAAAAAGACTGAATCCGCCCTGAAGTAGATGCCCAAGACCAAATGCACCAAGAGAATAGGGACCAGACACTGGCCTGATCCTAAGGTCAGGAAAGGGTCCTAGAAAATTGTTGGAATGGTTTCATCATCACCAGAAATGCAGTGTGTAAATATGCACTTCAGTGGACCCAAATCAAACCCTGAGGACAGTAAAGATTTCAGAGCAACAGTTAGTTGGTGTAGCCCTTCACTGAATGAAAATGTCTAGAGTTGAGGCAAAGGCCAAGATCACTCAAATTGTCAAAATTACCAGTTTCCAGCGATTCCTCATCAGACAGTGACAAAACACAAGTACCCATTATGCCATAATGGCAACATAGCTGAAAGGCACATGAATTTTGTTATGGCTAGCAACCAAACAGTGGAGTGGAAAAGTTCAAAAATAGATCGAGTGAAAATCACAGGACATGAGAAGACAAGATTCACGGTGGTACCAGCCTGCATGGCCGACAGAACCAAATTAAAATTAAAGCCTATGGCAATTTTcaaatacaaaaccatgctgaaaaATCAATCCCTGCAGAAATTATTGTTCACGTCCATGGTAAAGATTGGATGGGTGAGGATGGAGTGAAGGAATGGATTGATAATGTGTGGAATCAGTCTATGTAAAGAACACAGCTTATTCATCTGGGTGgccttgatgcactatcaatcaagcaaagactagtttgtatgcaagaacaaataggcttttattcgcaaaagacttggagcacactcaTGCTGATGagctggtccagagactgaggcaggggggtggggagcagccatctttatacctggaccaggaggGGAGGAGTCTCaagcagggccggcaggggcatgcccaggcatgtcacacacacacacaggcaataagcttaatagtggcttaccacattcaccccctgcttttaaaaaaagagtccggcgggggtgaggtgggtggaacgatatttacagaattacaaatttacaaattcaatctctctgggggcttgatctgccgctgtgaccgccgtagtgccggttgtggtgtcggttccggtggccgcggtgttggttcaggcaccaagctgtagtcgctcgagtcatctgtagtcccttccgattgtcgggtgcatggtagcggctcctggggctcaggcgtgctgtatatggGGGTTGGAGGTGTGGGGTTGTGagtcgtcgtggtccctggggcgcCTGTGGGTGCCAGGTCTcaaatggagactgtgtcctcccgcccgtcggggtacgccacatgggcgtattgggggttggcgtggaggagctggaccctttcgaccagcgggtccgacttatgggtccttaCGTGCTTCCGGaggaggacagggcctggggacgtcagccatgacggtagtgaggtccccaaggaggacttcctggggaaaacgaacattctttcgtgaggggtagcattggtagctgtgcaaaggagtgatctaatcgagtgtagtgcatcagggaggacctcttgccagcgggtgactggaagacctttagatctcagagctagtaaaacggccttccagactgtcgcgttctccctctctacctgtccattccccctggggttgtagctggtggtcctactcaaggctatgcctttggagagcaggtactgtcgcagctcaccacttataaaggaggatccccagtcgctatggatatagctagggaaaccgaacagggtgaagaggctgtgcagggccctgacgaccgtggccgaggtcatatccgggcagggaatagggaaggggaaacgtgaatattcgtcaatgacgttgaggaagtatatgttgcggtcagaagaggggagggggcccttgaagtcgacacttaggcattcgaaagggcaggtggcctttatgaggtgtgctctgtctggccgatagaagtgcagcttgcactctgcgcagacctggcagtgtctggttagagacctgacttcctcaatggagtagggcaggttacgggctttaatgaagtgaaaaaacctggtgacccctgggtggcagaggtcgttgtggagagtctgcagttggtctatttgtgcactggcacatattccccgggacagggtgtctgggggctcattgagcttcccgggccggtataagatgttgcaattgtaggtggaaagctcgattctctacctcaatattttattatttttgatcttgccccgctgcgtgttgttaaacatgaatgcaactgaccgttggtccatgagtagggtgaatcgtttaccagctaagtagtggcgccagtgccgtacagcttccactatggcttgggcctccttttcgacagaggagtgtcgaatttcagggccttggagggtttgtgagaagaaggccacgggtctgcccgcctggttaaggatggcggctagggtgaagtcagatgcatcgctctccacctggaacgggatggattcgtctacagcgtgcatcgtggccttcgcgatgtctgctttgatgtggtcgaaggccaggcgggcttTTGCCGTCAGggaaaaagaggtggatttgatgagtggacgggctttatccgcataattggggacccactgggcgtaatacgagaagaagcccaggcatctcctcagtgctttgaggctgttgggaaggggaagttccaggaggggacgcatgcagtcgggatcgggaccgatgaccccgttttccacaacacaaccaaggatggcgaggcggcgtgtgcggaatacgcacttctccttattataggtgagatttaggagtgtggcggtgtggaggaatttgtggaggttggcgtcgtggtcctgctgatcatggccgcagatggtgacgttatccaggtacgggaaggtggcccacagcccgttctggtctaccattcgatccatctcacgctggaaaaccgagaccccgttggtgatgccgaaggggaccctaaggaagtgatagaggcggccatccgcctcgaaggcagtatattggcggtcttccaggtggatagggagctggtggtatgcagattttaagtcgatggtggagaacacccaatattgcgcaatctgattaaccatgtcagatatgcggggaagggggtacgcgtccagctgtgtgtagcggttaatggtctgactgtagtcaatgaccatgcgatgtttctccccagtcttaacaactactgcttgggctctccaggggctggtactggcctcgatgatcccctcccctaggagccattgcacttcggacctgataaaaaccctgtctccagcactgtaccgtctgctcttgttggcgatgggcttgcagtcgggcatgagattttcaaacagtgagggaggggcaactttaagggttgagaggctacaggtggtgtgcggtgggcgatctaagaactggtgattgcaaacagagagcgggggaaaaggcccattatactccatggtgacactcttaaggtgacacagaaaatctagccccaggagtatggCAGCGcaaagttgtggcagcacgaggagcctgaaatttgtgtacactgtgccccgtacagtcaggatcgccacgcagtacccgaggacatccaccgagtgggactttgaagccatggagattgtttgcttcactggcagtactgaaagggagTAGCGACTcactgttagggtgaataaagctctccgtactcccacagtcaaataaacagtttgtagtgcgaccgtttacctcgatgtccatcatggacctggcgagttggtgaggcctggattggtccagcataaccgaagccaccgttggattttgcgacgcggctgatggcatccaagatggcggcccgcatggctcacacgcggctgaaggcgtccaagatggcggcccccgcgggtcgcacgcggcgctactgggcttgggggtcgatttcgccctgcataccttcgcgtaatggcccttctttccacacctggagcagatcgcatccttcgccgggcagcgttgtcgggggtgcttccccaggctgcagaagtagcacttcgggcctccagagactgccgcagcggttggGTCactggtgggacgtggcgtgtcgtaggcctgcggccctcccaagTACAGGGGTGGCGGCAACTGCGGCATCCATGATGCGCCCCCATGGTTGGGGGTGTAGGCcttgagattacggaaggccacctctaacaagtcggcaagcgctacagtcttttgtaggtccagcccaccctattccagcagtcgttgtcggatatagtttgacctgatacccgtgacataggcatctctgattaagtcctcagtgttttgggcggctgttacggtcttgcagttgcaggccctgccaagtgctcgcaacgcacgcaggaattggtcacccgattctcctggctgttgtctgcgagtagccagaagatgtctggcgtagatttcattagactgtttgttgtactggccttttaaaagttcgatcgcatcctcgtaaatttcagcatctctaatcatcgagaatgcttgatcgcttacccgggcgtggagcacgtgtagtttgttggtttcggtccggacgacagaggtggaggcggtgaggaaagtttcgaaacatcgcagccagtgatcgaagctgttagaggctcctacggcttgaggatccagttcaagtctatcgggttttagtatctgctccatcccaaaactttttgcgaataaaattgatgcactatcaatcaagcaaagactagtttgtatgcaagaacaaataggcttttattcgcaaaagacttggagcacacccatgctgatgagctgggccagagactgaggcaggagggtggggagcagtcacctttatacctggacctggGGGGGAGAAATCTCAGGCAGggtcggcaggggcatgcccaggcatgtcacacacacacaggcaataagcttaacagtggtttaccacaggcctagtggtattgtcactggactagtaatcctgagacccagggtcatgctctggggaccctggttcgaatcccaccacgtgggatggtgaaatttgaattaaaaatcttatgatgaccatgaaaccattgtcaattgtcgtaaaagcccattggttcactaacgtcaggcctacatgtgactccagactcacagcaatgtggttgcctcctAAATGCCCGAGCAAGCCTCttagtcaataaatgctggcccagccagtgacgcccacatcccatgaatgaataaaaaaggttcTGATCCCATGGAACAGATAAGATGAAGAAGTGCCTGAGATGAAAATGGCAGTTATACCAGGGGAATCTAATGTCTGTAGTTCAATCTTTGTGTGTGAGCCTCAGCAAGCCATTCCTGGATCATGGATGATAGAGAAAAAAGCTTCACAAAGAATTGAAATGTGCACGCTGCCCTGCTTGATGTTTTGCGGGGTTTCATGATCAAATTGTGTGATACTATTGGTGCACAAACTGTCATTGGATCATTTAAGAAATATCCAATTGAATGGATAGAGAGGAAAATGATTTGTTGGGGAGGGATGATTCTGAAAATAAAATTGCCAACTCTGATCCTGACATTGAAGCCATTGCCAAAGTGACTCCGAATGAATTTAATGAACTCTGCATCTGATGCTGAAAACAGTGAACTTAAGAGGCTTCAAACACTCATGGTTAAAAGGTAGCTTTGTACAATTAATTTATTCAATACACCATGCCACATTAATTTAAATATGAATTAAATGAATTTCACATTTCAAAATAGCAACTATTCACACTGGTGGTTCACATTTTACACTCAGTGTATAGGTTGACCCCTATTTTTGGACTGATTTTTGGAAGCTTCAAAGGTTGAGAATACAGAGATTTCTACAGTAAAAGATTACTACAATAAATTCTACAGTAAGTGCGAGAGCATGAAATAGAAAATGCAAGATTGAGCTCCACGGACCAACTGTCCGACTTTGCAAATGAGGCAAGATCTGCTATGTACGTGTACTCATGATTGACTTAAACCCACATATCTGTACTTTTATTTAAATTGTTTTTCCCAACGAATGAGAATGTGAAAtcgttagagagggtgcagaaaatttcatgagaatggttccagggattagAATTTTCAGCTACATGGATCGACCGAAGAATCTGGGACTGCTCTCCTTGAAGAAGAGGCGattaagaggaaatttgatgggaggttttcaaaatcatggGAGGTCTGGACAGagaagataggaagaaactgttcctttTGAAGAACATTGAGAAGTAGACAACACCAATTTAAggcgattggcaaaagaagtgtTGGTGACAAGAGAAAAAATATTTGTATACAACGAGTGAGTAGGatatggaatgcattgcctgggagtgtggtggaggcagattcaatcgaggcattcagaagggaattgaataattaTCTGAAGTGAAAGAATTTGCATGGCTACAGGAAAAAGGCAGGTGAGTGTGACTAGGAAAATTTCTCTTCCAGAGAGCTGGGgtagacacaatgggctaaatgggttacgtgctgtaaccattctatgattctggaagaCTTGCTACAAATGTGTATCTGTCAGAAGTAGCTTCAATCGGcaacactgctatctcacagcgccagggactcaggttcaattattccctcaggtgactgtgtgaagtttgcacattctccccatgtctgcgtgggtttcctccgggtgctccggtttcctcccacagtccaaagatgcgctggttaggtggattagtcatgctaaattgtccctcagtatcccaagatgtgtaggttagattaattagccatggtaaatgtgtggggtaaacacagtaagaagtttaacaacaccaggttaaagtccaacaggtttatttggtagcaaatgccactagctttcggagcgctgccccttcatcacctgacgaaggggcagcgctccgaaagctagtggcatttgctaccaaataaacctgttggactttaacctggtgttgttaaacttcttactgtgtttaccccagtccaacgccggcatctccacaaatgtgtggggttacagggatagggcaaggcaGAGAGCCTggataagagttggtgcagactcgatgggctgaatggcctcttctgcactgtagtaattctatgaATGATTCAGTGGTGTGAGGTGTTTCAAATGCCTCATGTTTGTGAGAATTAACTCATGCTGTTGATCTCTACCTAAACAATATTAATCCCGGGGTTTGTTTCATAGTAATCAGCCTCTTGTTTCCTGGACCCCACTCCCTACCTTTAgcatgtgtacttcttcaatcaCATTGAGACGAGAGTACATTAGACAAAGTTTGATGCACATCATTAAGCTACTTTAACACAGAACAATGGAAATGTCCCACTTAGGTCATCTGATTAATTTTTAATATTTATCTGCGTTATTTCCCACCCATAACCTCTGAGATTTCACAGATTTATATTTATCATTTTACCTGCTTATGCAGAACCTTGTTCTATTGTCTCTGTGATTTTATTACGATTAAACAAAGACTTTCTCGAGCACCTAGGACAACTCACTCCAACCAGTGGATGTGAGGTATTATAATCGATTATGAAGCTAACACATTACTTATTATTTGCAGTCTTTGAAAAACGGCATCAAAACCCACTCATTAACATCTTACTGAATCCCTTTAAAAATACACTTGTATTAAGCCCCGCAGTTTTAAACTATTTCTATGTTTTTTTGGAGAGCAGTAGCCAACATGCTGAAACCTGACGCTACTTCCAGCATTGCTGGGGTGTTTATATTGGAGATTTCAGACAACTGTCACGATCAAAAAGCAGGCTCCATTTATAAAGCATTCATCGATTTCACAAACATCACAAAGCATTGCCACGTTTATCTCGAAAAGTGGTAAAAGGCATACAGGAGACTCTCTTACCTCTGTCAGGACAGATAACTGTCACCCTCCGCAGGTCTGCAAAAGGGAGAATATTAATCACAATTTTGGAACATTTAGAAAGTTGGGACTTTGAAGCTGAAATCATTCCAACTAAGTAACCGAGAAAGTGATACGGGAAAGTGACCCTCCCGTTCCTCTGACTTGCACCTTATCCCATGTCATTACTCCATCGACAGGGGCTTTACCTCCACTCTGCCTCGAGCCAGCCCTGGCGGCTTCTCCAAGTCGATTTTGTAGCAGGACACTGCCTGAAATAGACCCAGGGTCGCCAGGAGCAGCAGCATGATGCAGAGAGACCTGAGCACCTTCTTGAGGAGTTCAGCTCCACTGAGCAACTCAACTGTCTGCCCTTCTATAAATCCTACTTGCCACGTCAGTTACTCCACCACagcagattggggggtgggggaggtttggaCTGGAGGCGGGGACTGAGATTGAAACTAGAAATCTGTGTGCCTCCAATCGTACTGTAGTCACATCAGGAGGCAACAAGTGAGGGTGTGTGGTTCCATGTGACTCTGAACACCCACTTTCCCCgcttctccctcctctctctgatCCAGTAGACGATGTGTGCAGCAATTAGAGACAAACTCCCTGTCAGAAGATTATTTGGGCACTGGATTCACATCTGCAAAATGCGAGAAAACAGGAAGCTTCCAAACGCTCCAAACTGAACTAAAAACTTTAGCTCAAGTGATAACAAATTGTATCATTGAGAAATCACATTGCCATTTCCTAACCTTCAGATAAACCACTTATTGGAAATAAAAATTAGATTTCTCAGTGACTCAGATATAAAGTTGCCGTCAGTTATTAATATCAGAAAATTTGCAGCCTCAGCAATCTGAGCCAGGTGATCTAAGGAGGACGAGGCAGAATGCTTCCAGTGGCCACAAGATCCTCGGGAAATTGGTGAGGATTCCTCTTCCCTGTTCCCTAGATTAGCAGCGCAGGTATGTGGATGCTTGGTGAGGAAGTGATTGGGTCACGTCTGTGATACAATGAATCACCTGTGTCAATGCCACATGTGAAGAATGGACATCtaggggtggcacgctggcacagtggttagcactgctgcctcacagcaccagggactcaggttcaattccggcctcgggtgactgtgtggtgttcgcattctccccgtgactgcatgggtttcctccgggtgctctggtttcctcccacagtccaaagatgtgtgggttaggttgattggccatgctaaattgcccattagcgtcagggggattagcaaggcctgggtgggattgttgtcagtgcaggcctgataggccaaatggcttccttctgcactgtaaggattctttgattctatattACTTGGATGAGGTACCAGAGGACATCGACTGCCCATGGAACAGAAGTTGTCTGGTATAGAATACCAAGATATCAGGGGTGCTCTCTGGACTATACTGAAATAGTTGAATTCAGGAAGTTCTAACCCTAATAACCCTAACATTAACACTAATATAAGCCTTAATGAcaataaccctaactctaacactAACCTTTGTGACATTAATcctaatcatagaggtttacagcatggaaacaggccctttggcccaacttgtccatgccgccctttttttaaaatccctaaaataatcccaattgcccacatttggttcatatctctctatagccatcttacccatgtaaccgtctaaatgctttttaaaagacaaaattgtacccgcctctactactacctctggaagcttgttccagacattcaccaccctctgtgtgaaagaattgcccctctggacacttttgtattctcccctctcaccttaaacctatgccctctagttttagactcccctacctttgggaaaatatattgactatctagctgatctgtgcccctcattattttatagacctctataagatcacccctcagccttctacgctccagagaaaaaagtcccagtctatccagcctctccttataactcaatccatcaagtctcggtagcatcctagtaaatcctttctgcactctttctagtttaataatatcctttctataatagggtgaccagaactgtacacagtacagtaCATGTGCCCATTAATTAAAAAGGACTTTCAAAAtaattgaaacaaaaaaaattgGGAATGGCTACAGTTAAAGGGGGAAGCTGGTGAAATAATGATAATTTTCATAGtctgaaaattatttttaatgtaaCCAATAAGAATCCTTGTTCTAGGATGGAGAGTTCACACAATAAACATGAATATATTATTTTACTTTGGTCAGGAATGAGGGGagttgtggggggagtgggggaagtcaATTTTTACATGGAAATGTAAATCCTAACCTTAATTAATCCTAACCTTAATTACACTAACCCTAAACTGATCTAACCCtagtaaccctagccctagcacCGACCCTGACCTTGAATTTATAAtgctaaccctgaccctaaacctaaccctaataaCCCTAAtactaaacctaaccctaatgaTCTAATCCTAATCCAAatgaccctaatcctaaccctaatgaCCTATAAACCTTCTTGATAAACAAGGCTGTTC encodes the following:
- the selenom gene encoding selenoprotein M — its product is MLLLLATLGLFQAVSCYKIDLEKPPGLARGRVETCGGUQLSVLTEVKAFVEKDLPLYHNLVLKYIPGATPELLLLNYNFEELKRVDLMPMTREEINDLLLKLGFYKKENPDAEVPANFYYAPMIGKPVKQLKPQTRKQAETEDLMESDELKQDL